The following proteins are co-located in the Macadamia integrifolia cultivar HAES 741 chromosome 3, SCU_Mint_v3, whole genome shotgun sequence genome:
- the LOC122074632 gene encoding low affinity sulfate transporter 3-like, whose translation MGVLAANGASNVEEQSNIENSSRAQRAQWVLNAPNPPSLWREFVESIKDYFSINHGSKLSSGKQKQRWRIAIWVLRALFPVLDWGRNYKPSKFKSDLMAGLTLASLSIPQSIGYANLAKLDPQYGLYTSVVPPMIYALMGSSREIAIGPVAVVSLLLSSMVQKIADPVSDPIGYRKLIFTATFFAGTFQAVFGFFRLGFLVDFLSHAAIVGFMGGAAIVISLQQMKGLLGISHFTDKTDVISVIEVVWRSFHASWNPLNFVIGCSFLIFILILRFLGRRNRRFFWLPAIAPLISVILSTLIVFLTRADNHGVNILKHIKRGLNPSSAGKLQLKGPFVGEAAKIGLISAIIALTEAMAVGRSFASIRGYHLDGNKEMVAMGMMNIAGSLTSCYVATGSFSRTAVNFSAGCQTVVSNIVMAVTVLLSLELFTRLLYFTPTAILASVILSALPGLIDIREAYNIWKVDKMDFLACIGAFFGVVFASVEIGLLTAVTISFAKILLNAIRPHTEVLGRLPGSDIFCSITQYPIAVKIPGALTIRIHSTFLCFANSNFVRERIMRWVTDEHEVKETKGSIQVVILDISDVMNIDTSGIQSLEELQKKLVYHGIELALANPCSQVIHKLKLAQFVEKIEGRVFLTMGEAVDGTCSGSTMVDL comes from the exons ATGGGTGTATTGGCTGCCAATGGGGCTTCCAATGTCGAAGAGCAAAGCAACATTGAGAACAGCAGCAGAGCTCAGAGGGCTCAATGGGTTTTGAATGCTCCTAACCCACCCAGTCTATGGCGTGAGTTTGTGGAATCGATTAAGGACTACTTTTCCATTAATCATGGAAGCAAGCTCTCCTCTGGAAAACAGAAGCAAAGATGGAGAATTGCTATCTGGGTCTTGAGGGCTCTGTTTCCAGTCCTGGATTGGGGTCGAAATTACAAGCCCTCCAAGTTTAAAAGCGATTTAATGGCTGGCCTTACTCTGGCAAGTCTCAGCATCCCACAG AGCATTGGATATGCTAATTTAGCAAAGCTTGATCCTCAATATGGGCTAT ATACTAGTGTTGTTCCACCTATGATTTATGCTTTGATGGGGAGCTCAAGAGAGATAGCCATTGGACCTGTGGCTGTTGTCTCGTTACTGTTATCTTCCATGGTACAGAAAATAGCGGATCCTGTGAGTGACCCCATTGGTTACAGAAAGCTCATCTTTACTGCAACTTTCTTTGCTGGTACATTTCAAGCTGTTTTTGGGTTCTTCAG GTTGGGATTTCTTGTGGATTTCCTTTCACATGCAGCCATTGTTGGGTTCATGGGAGGTGCAGCAATTGTAATATCTCTGCAACAAATGAAGGGACTACTTGGGATCAGTCACTTCACTGATAAAACAGATGTGATCTCTGTCATTGAGGTTGTTTGGAGATCATTTCATGCTTCA TGGAACCCTCTGAACTTTGTAATTGGAtgttctttcttgattttcatcctGATACTCAGATTCTTG GGAAGAAGGAACAGGAGATTCTTCTGGTTACCAGCAATTGCTCCTCTCATATCTGTCATCTTATCAACTCTCATAGTGTTCTTGACAAGAGCAGATAACCATGGAGTTAATATACTAAAGCACATCAAAAGAGGCTTGAATCCCAGTTCAGCAGGGAAGCTACAGCTAAAAGGCCCATTTGTGGGAGAAGCTGCAAAGATTGGATTGATTTCTGCCATTATTGCTCTCACG GAAGCAATGGCTGTTGGGAGATCATTTGCATCCATAAGAGGGTATCACCTTGATGGGAACAAGGAAATGGTGGCCATGGGGATGATGAACATTGCAGGATCTTTAACTTCTTGTTATGTAGCAACag GTTCCTTCTCCCGGACGGCCGTCAATTTCAGCGCCGGATGTCAAACTGTGGTGTCGAATATCGTGATGGCGGTGACTGTGCTCTTATCATTAGAACTGTTTACTAGACTCTTATATTTCACTCCCACTGCCATCCTTGCTTCTGTAATCTTGTCTGCACTGCCGGGCCTAATTGACATCAGAGAAGCTTATAATATATGGAAAGTGGACAAAATGGACTTCCTTGCTTGCATTGGAGCTTTCTTTGGGGTGGTGTTCGCATCAGTTGAGATTGGTCTTCTAACTGCG GTAACCATCTCCTTCGCGAAGATCCTACTGAATGCCATTAGACCACACACAGAAGTCCTTGGGAGGCTCCCTGGCTCTGATATTTTCTGTAGCATTACTCAATACCCAATTGCTGTTAAGATTCCTGGTGCCCTCACAATCCGGATACACTCTACCTTCCTTTGTTTTGCCAACTCCAATTTCGTAAGAGAAAG GATAATGAGGTGGGTGACAGATGAACATGAAGTGAAGGAAACAAAAGGGAGCATTCAAGTAGTAATCCTTGACATATCTG ATGTGATGAACATTGATACATCAGGGATTCAATCTTTAGAAGAACTGCAAAAGAAGTTGGTTTATCATGGTATAGAG TTAGCCTTAGCCAACCCTTGTTCGCAAGTGATACACAAATTAAAATTAGCTCAGTTTGTGGAGAAGATTGAAGGAAGAGTCTTTCTTACGATGGGTGAAGCTGTTGATGGCACATGTAGTGGATCTACAATGGTTGACCTCTAA
- the LOC122073023 gene encoding uncharacterized acetyltransferase At3g50280-like — translation MASRPAVRHISRCSIKPEYVPEESKQPFHLNPWEISLLNGHYIQKGLLFPKPKDPPSITTIINQLKDSLSRTLVHFFPLTGHLITHKQDNPPSYSISLDCNKNNPEVEFVHAFADLTMADILSPIHVPLIVRSFFLQGEALSHDGHILPLLAVQVTELVDGIFIACSFNHVLGDGTSFWNFFNSWAEICKHNQISHPPVLTRWFLDGHSPVINLPYSHHNEFIDRFQPPVELRDRFFHFSPQSIARLKAKANAESNTSTISSFQALSALVWRSVTRARLHLQSHQKTSCSFSTNNRSRLNPPLSPDYFGSCVQPVMATTTVGELLSHGIGWGALLLHEAVKGHTENKVREWLEMWMKSPKIYQLSKLFDPCGVFIGSSPRFEMYGCDFGWGKAEAVRSGIDNKCDGRVISYPGRHGGGSVDLEVSLMPESMTALELDPEFMDAVTPVLASWC, via the coding sequence ATGGCAAGTCGTCCGGCGGTTCGGCACATCTCAAGATGCTCCATAAAACCAGAGTACGTTCCAGAGGAATCAAAGCAGCCTTTCCACTTGAACCCATGGGAGATCTCCTTGCTCAACGGACACTACATCCAGAAGGGTCTTCTCTTTCCCAAACCTAAAGACCCTCCTTCCATTACTACCATCATTAACCAGCTTAAGGATTCCCTTTCTCGCACCCTCGTCCATTTCTTCCCCCTGACCGGCCACCTCATCACGCATAAACAGGACAACCCACCTTCATATTCAATCTCTCTGGATTGTAACAAGAACAACCCAGAAGTGGAATTCGTCCACGCCTTTGCAGATTTGACCATGGCAGACATCCTTTCCCCAATTCATGTTCCCCTCATCGTTCGATCATTCTTTCTGCAAGGAGAAGCTCTAAGCCATGATGGCCACATTTTGCCTTTACTAGCCGTGCAGGTCACAGAGTTAGTAGATGGAATCTTCATAGCATGCTCCTTCAACCATGTCCTAGGTGATGGCACTTCCTTCTGGAATTTCTTCAACTCATGGGCAGAGATATGCAAGCACAATCAAATCtcgcacccaccagtccttacaCGTTGGTTCCTCGATGGCCACTCCCCTGTTATCAATTTACCTTACTCTCACCATAATGAGTTCATTGACAGATTCCAGCCACCGGTGGAGCTCAGAGATAGATTCTTCCATTTCTCACCACAATCCATTGCGAGGCTCAAAGCTAAAGCCAACGCGGAGTCCAACACTAGCACCATATCCTCCTTCCAGGCCTTGTCTGCACTTGTCTGGAGGTCTGTGACACGGGCTCGCCTTCATCTACAGAGCCACCAAAAAACGAGTTGCAGTTTTTCCACTAATAATAGATCAAGATTGAACCCACCATTATCCCCGGACTACTTTGGAAGCTGCGTTCAGCCTGTGATGGCAACGACCACTGTTGGAGAATTGCTCAGCCATGGAATTGGGTGGGGAGCATTGCTATTGCACGAAGCTGTGAAGGGTCATACTGAAAATAAGGTGCGGGAATGGTTGGAGATGTGGATGAAGAGTCCTAAAATTTACCAGTTAAGCAAACTCTTCGATCCCTGCGGCGTCTTTATTGGTAGCTCACCCAGATTCGAGATGTATGGGTGTGACTTTGGGTGGGGAAAAGCAGAGGCTGTTCGAAGTGGGATTGATAATAAGTGCGATGGGAGAGTGATTTCTTACCCAGGGCGCCATGGAGGAGGAAGTGTGGACTTGGAGGTTAGCCTTATGCCAGAGTCCATGACTGCCCTCGAGTTAGACCCAGAGTTTATGGACGCGGTGACACCGGTGTTAGCTTCTTGGTGTTAA
- the LOC122074634 gene encoding prohibitin-1, mitochondrial-like, which produces MNFKNMKVPKMPGGGGASALLKVGVIGGFGVFAALNSLYTVEGGHRAIVFNRLVGVKDKVYPEGTHLMIPWFDRPVIFDVRALPRPVISTSGSRDLQTVTIGLRVLTRPVPDRLPEIYRTLGVDYNHTVLPSIIDETLKAVVAQYNASQLITQREAVSREIRKILTERAANFNIALDDVSITSLTFGKEFTAAIEAKQVAAQEAERAKFVVEKAEQDKKSAIIRAQGEAKSAQLIGQAIANNPAFITLRKIEAAREIAHTISKSANRVFLNSDDLLLNLQEMKLESGKK; this is translated from the exons ATGAACTTCAAGAATATGAAAGTTCCAAAGATGCCAGGGGGAGGTGGTGCTTCTGCGCTGCTTAAGGTGGGAGTCATTGGTGGTTTTGGTGTGTTTGCTGCACTTAATAGCCTCTACACTGTTGAGGGAGGACATCGGGCTATTGTCTTCAACCGTCTAGTTGGTGTTAAAGACAAG GTTTATCCAGAAGGAACACATCTGATGATCCCATGGTTTGATAGACCAGTGATTTTTGATGTCCGCGCGCTTCCTCGTCCTGTGATTAGTACTTCGGGAAGCCGTGATCTCCAAACG GTCACTATTGGGCTTCGAGTTCTTACGCGACCTGTTCCAGATCGGTTACCTGAAATCTACAGAACTCTTGGAGTGGACTATAATCATACAGTCCTGCCTTCCATAATTGATGAAACCTTGAAAGCTGTGGTGGCACAGTACAATGCCAGCCAGCTTATCACTCAGAGAGAG GCTGTTAGTAGGGAAATACGAAAGATATTGACAGAAAGGGCAGCCAACTTCAACATTGCCTTGGATGATGTATCCATTACTAGCCTTACATTTGGAAAGGAGTTTACTGCTGCAATTGAAGCAAAACAGGTTGCGGCACAGGAAGCTGAGAGGGCCAAGTTTGTAGTAGAAAAAGCTGAGCAAGACAAAAAAAGTGCTATTATCCGGGCACAG GGTGAAGCTAAGAGTGCCCAACTGATTGGTCAAGCTATTGCAAACAATCCAGCATTCATCACCTTAAGGAAAATTGAAGCTGCCAGAGAAATAGCACATACAATTTCCAAATCAGCAAACAGGGTTTTCTTGAACTCAGATGACCTGTTGCTGAACCTTCAGGAGATGAAATTGGAAAGTGGAAAGAAATAA